From a single Mesorhizobium shangrilense genomic region:
- a CDS encoding ABC transporter ATP-binding protein — MNEAVRNPATPTNGPIIEIENLSISFFTRKGEIPAVMDFSCTVMPGEAMGIVGESGCGKSTVSLGIMRDLSNIGKIVGGKIKFQGKDMGELSDEELRSIRGNKIAMIYQEPMASLNPAMKVGQQLMEVPLIHDKVSKEEAYKRALEMVRSVKLPDPERMMRSYPHQLSGGQQQRIVIAMALLSKPALLLLDEPTTALDVTVEAGIVDLVKGLGEKFGTSMIFVSHNLGLILETCDRITVMYSGEAVETGKIKDVFDRMRHPYTQGLFRSIPLPGADKNSRPLISIPGQLPLPHERPKGCNFGPRCHHFVEGVCNAAEIPMVEVAGHEGHFSRCVRFNEIDWEALPPGAKKVNERVVPGAPVLKIEDLRKYYRVGGSEVFGSSEGRVVKANETISFMARESETVAIVGESGCGKSTLAKVLLGLETASAGTVTLGNKQIQSTGIEKRSVDTVSSIQMVFQNPFDTLNPSHSVGSQIIRTLEKFNIGKTVADRRKRMLELLDLVKLPRAFETRKPRQLSGGQKQRIGVARAFAGDAKVVVADEPVSALDVSVQAAVTELLMDIQRKNKTTMLFISHDLSVVRYIADRVVVMYLGYIVEQGTTDQIFAPPYHPYTEALLSAIPIADTSVVKKHIVLEGDIPSAMNPPSGCPFQTRCGYKKLVPDNLCETKVPPVKNLGGGHMSLCWLSDDVLATMEPVIKFNKEHADHEGVPEDAPHGDGPGFAGTPPDRPDGKQPN, encoded by the coding sequence ATGAACGAGGCAGTTCGAAATCCCGCTACGCCGACCAATGGGCCGATCATCGAGATCGAGAACCTGTCGATCTCCTTCTTCACCCGCAAGGGCGAGATACCGGCCGTCATGGATTTTTCCTGCACGGTCATGCCGGGCGAGGCGATGGGCATCGTCGGTGAATCCGGCTGCGGCAAGTCGACCGTGTCGCTCGGCATCATGCGCGACCTCTCCAACATCGGGAAGATCGTCGGCGGCAAGATCAAATTCCAGGGCAAGGACATGGGCGAGCTCTCCGACGAGGAGTTGCGCTCCATTCGCGGCAACAAGATCGCGATGATCTACCAGGAACCGATGGCGAGCCTGAACCCGGCGATGAAGGTCGGCCAGCAACTGATGGAAGTGCCGCTGATCCACGACAAGGTGTCGAAGGAAGAGGCCTATAAACGCGCGCTCGAGATGGTGCGCTCGGTCAAGCTTCCCGACCCCGAGCGCATGATGCGTTCCTATCCGCACCAGCTCTCCGGCGGCCAGCAGCAGCGCATCGTCATCGCCATGGCGTTGCTGTCGAAGCCGGCGCTGCTTTTGCTCGACGAGCCGACGACCGCGCTCGACGTGACGGTGGAGGCGGGAATCGTCGACCTGGTCAAAGGGCTCGGCGAGAAGTTCGGCACCTCGATGATCTTCGTGTCGCACAATCTCGGCCTGATCCTCGAAACCTGCGACCGCATCACCGTGATGTATTCCGGCGAGGCTGTGGAGACGGGCAAGATCAAGGATGTGTTCGACCGGATGCGCCACCCCTATACGCAGGGGCTGTTCCGCTCGATCCCGCTGCCGGGCGCCGACAAGAATTCGAGGCCTCTGATCTCCATCCCCGGACAATTGCCGCTGCCGCATGAGCGGCCGAAGGGCTGCAATTTCGGCCCGCGCTGCCACCATTTCGTCGAGGGCGTCTGCAACGCCGCCGAAATCCCGATGGTCGAGGTCGCCGGCCATGAAGGTCATTTCTCGCGCTGCGTGCGCTTCAACGAGATCGACTGGGAAGCCCTGCCGCCCGGCGCCAAGAAGGTCAACGAGCGCGTCGTGCCCGGCGCCCCGGTGCTCAAGATCGAGGATCTCAGGAAATACTACAGGGTCGGCGGCAGCGAGGTGTTCGGTTCGAGCGAGGGCCGTGTCGTCAAGGCCAACGAGACGATCTCCTTCATGGCGCGCGAATCCGAGACCGTCGCCATTGTCGGCGAATCCGGCTGCGGAAAGTCGACGCTGGCCAAGGTGCTGCTCGGGTTGGAGACGGCAAGTGCCGGCACGGTGACGCTGGGCAACAAGCAGATTCAGTCGACCGGCATCGAGAAGCGCAGCGTCGACACGGTGTCATCGATCCAGATGGTGTTCCAGAACCCGTTCGATACGCTCAACCCCAGCCATTCGGTCGGTTCGCAGATCATCCGCACGCTGGAAAAATTCAATATTGGCAAGACGGTTGCCGACCGCCGCAAGCGTATGCTGGAACTGCTCGACCTGGTGAAGCTGCCGCGGGCCTTCGAGACCCGCAAGCCGCGCCAACTGTCAGGCGGCCAGAAGCAGCGCATCGGCGTGGCCCGGGCCTTTGCCGGCGACGCCAAGGTGGTGGTGGCTGACGAACCGGTTTCCGCACTCGACGTGTCGGTGCAGGCGGCGGTGACCGAACTGCTGATGGATATCCAGCGCAAGAACAAGACGACGATGCTGTTCATCAGCCACGACCTGTCGGTCGTGCGCTACATCGCCGACCGCGTCGTCGTCATGTATCTCGGCTACATCGTGGAGCAGGGCACGACGGACCAGATCTTCGCGCCGCCGTACCACCCCTATACAGAGGCGCTCTTGTCGGCGATCCCGATTGCCGACACCAGCGTGGTCAAGAAGCACATTGTGCTAGAAGGCGACATTCCGTCGGCCATGAACCCGCCCTCCGGCTGTCCGTTCCAGACACGCTGCGGCTACAAGAAGCTGGTGCCGGACAATCTGTGCGAAACCAAGGTGCCGCCGGTGAAGAACCTTGGCGGCGGCCATATGAGCCTGTGCTGGCTCTCCGATGATGTGCTGGCGACGATGGAGCCGGTGATCAAGTTCAACAAGGAACATGCCGACCATGAGGGCGTGCCGGAAGACGCGCCACATGGCGACGGCCCGGGTTTCGCAGGCACGCCGCCTGATCGGCCGGATGGCAAACAGCCGAACTGA
- a CDS encoding CopG family transcriptional regulator produces the protein MRTTLAIDDDVLLAAKAMARQQDRSVGEVISDLVRNSLRRPQAGGERNGIPLLSSRPDGPMVDLEMVNALRDELP, from the coding sequence GTGAGAACGACGCTTGCAATCGATGACGATGTCCTCCTTGCCGCCAAGGCCATGGCGCGACAGCAAGATCGCAGCGTTGGCGAGGTCATTTCCGATCTGGTTCGCAATTCACTGCGCAGGCCGCAGGCTGGCGGTGAACGCAACGGCATCCCCTTGCTTTCATCGCGGCCCGACGGCCCGATGGTCGATCTCGAAATGGTCAATGCGCTTCGCGATGAACTGCCGTGA
- a CDS encoding TA system VapC family ribonuclease toxin — translation MTFLLDVNVLIALIDPAHVAHDDAHRWFQSTGHLSWATCPITENGVIRILSNQKYPNSPGSPVVVAQIVGKLHVLSGHQFWSDDISLVGSSDIDAARILTSAQVTDSYLLGLAKAHGGKLATFDRKLSTEAVRGGKPILHLIPSG, via the coding sequence GTGACCTTCTTGCTCGACGTCAATGTCCTGATTGCGTTGATCGATCCGGCTCATGTCGCGCATGATGATGCCCATCGGTGGTTCCAATCCACCGGGCATTTGTCATGGGCCACATGTCCTATCACCGAAAATGGTGTCATCAGGATTTTAAGCAACCAGAAATACCCGAATTCTCCGGGTTCGCCGGTTGTCGTTGCGCAGATTGTCGGCAAACTGCATGTCCTTTCAGGACACCAGTTCTGGTCGGATGACATCAGTCTCGTCGGTTCCAGCGACATTGATGCAGCCAGGATTCTAACTTCGGCGCAAGTGACCGATAGCTATCTGCTGGGGCTCGCAAAGGCACATGGCGGCAAATTGGCGACCTTTGACCGAAAGCTATCGACCGAGGCGGTAAGGGGAGGCAAGCCAATCCTCCATCTGATCCCAAGCGGATGA
- a CDS encoding transglycosylase SLT domain-containing protein: MRRSSFSKIVAVSVLLALSACATAPSHINNVCAVFDQNDGWFDNWQSAAERTQQKYGVPVPVLMATVRKESGFKSNARPPRTKLLGFIPWKHVSSATGFSQALDGTWSQYQSETGNWAARRTKFADAVDFVGWYHSKTADTYGVARNDTYNLYLAYYLGWTAYGRGNRGDAGVQNYARATEKMARDYAEQLKQCGN; this comes from the coding sequence ATGCGTAGGTCGAGTTTTAGTAAAATTGTCGCGGTTTCCGTACTGCTGGCGCTGTCGGCCTGCGCCACGGCGCCAAGCCATATCAACAATGTCTGCGCCGTCTTCGACCAGAATGACGGCTGGTTCGACAATTGGCAGTCGGCGGCCGAACGCACCCAGCAGAAATACGGCGTGCCGGTTCCCGTGCTGATGGCGACGGTGCGCAAGGAGTCGGGATTCAAGAGCAATGCCCGGCCGCCGCGCACCAAGCTTCTCGGCTTCATTCCCTGGAAGCATGTTTCCTCGGCCACCGGCTTTTCGCAGGCGCTGGACGGCACCTGGTCGCAATATCAGAGCGAAACCGGAAACTGGGCGGCGCGGCGGACAAAATTCGCCGATGCCGTCGATTTCGTCGGCTGGTATCATTCCAAGACTGCCGACACATACGGCGTCGCCCGCAACGACACCTACAATCTCTATCTGGCCTACTATCTCGGCTGGACCGCCTATGGCCGCGGCAATCGCGGTGACGCCGGCGTGCAGAACTACGCGCGGGCCACCGAGAAGATGGCCCGCGACTATGCCGAACAGTTGAAGCAGTGCGGCAATTAA
- a CDS encoding trimethylamine methyltransferase family protein produces MNEPRRKRGAERTSNRGPSAIPQLPPRQVKNPYPPMAVLSADQIEAIHQASMHILENFGIEVMSPRALSLFEKVGARVDHASANVRIDRGMVADALKTTRSSYTLTPRNPANTVHLGGNTINFTLVAGPPNVHDMERGRRAGNLRDYSDLTRLAQHFHCIHMLGNQVCAPVELPANSRHLDTYFTNLTLTDKSFHVSAIGRGRALDGIEMMAISRGLTLDQMADDPGVTTIISVNSPRRFDEMMAEGLMTMAEFGQSVAVTPFTLMGAMSPATLAGALAQQNAEALFGVVLTQLVRPGAPVMYGAFTSNVDMKSGAPAFGTPENTKANIASGQLARRYGLPYRTTPGSASNAADAQGAYETLMALWGAVLGHGNLVYHAAGWQEGGLTASFEKFIIDVEMIQHMMEFLRPIEVNEAELAVEALGAVPTGGHFFGEPHTLERYATAFYQPMLSNWQNYEAWQEAGGLDATARATRLWKKALEDYVEPVMDISVREALEAYVARRKEAIGQGEP; encoded by the coding sequence ATGAATGAACCCAGACGCAAGCGCGGCGCCGAGCGCACCAGCAACAGGGGGCCATCGGCCATCCCGCAACTGCCCCCGAGGCAGGTCAAAAATCCTTATCCGCCGATGGCGGTGCTGTCGGCCGACCAGATCGAGGCGATCCACCAGGCCTCGATGCACATATTGGAGAATTTCGGCATCGAGGTGATGAGCCCGCGCGCGCTTTCGCTGTTCGAGAAAGTGGGTGCCAGGGTCGATCATGCGTCGGCCAACGTTCGCATTGATCGCGGTATGGTTGCCGATGCGCTGAAGACCACGCGCTCCAGCTATACGCTGACACCGCGCAATCCGGCCAACACCGTTCATCTCGGCGGTAACACCATCAACTTCACGCTCGTTGCAGGGCCGCCCAATGTGCACGACATGGAACGCGGCCGCCGCGCCGGAAACTTGCGTGACTATTCAGACCTGACGCGGCTGGCGCAGCATTTCCACTGCATCCACATGCTCGGCAACCAGGTCTGTGCGCCGGTGGAGCTGCCGGCCAATTCCCGCCATCTCGACACCTATTTCACCAATCTGACGCTGACCGACAAGAGCTTCCATGTCTCGGCGATCGGCCGGGGCAGGGCGCTGGACGGCATCGAGATGATGGCGATTTCACGCGGGCTGACGCTCGACCAGATGGCTGATGATCCCGGCGTCACCACCATCATCTCGGTCAACTCGCCGCGCCGTTTCGACGAGATGATGGCAGAGGGGCTGATGACCATGGCCGAGTTCGGCCAGTCGGTGGCGGTGACACCCTTCACGCTGATGGGGGCGATGAGCCCGGCGACGCTGGCCGGCGCGCTGGCGCAGCAGAATGCCGAGGCGCTGTTCGGCGTGGTGCTGACGCAGCTTGTGCGGCCCGGCGCACCGGTCATGTATGGCGCCTTCACCTCCAATGTCGACATGAAGTCGGGCGCGCCGGCCTTCGGCACGCCGGAAAACACCAAGGCCAACATCGCCTCCGGCCAGTTGGCGCGACGCTATGGTCTGCCCTACCGCACCACGCCGGGCTCAGCCTCCAACGCGGCCGACGCCCAGGGCGCCTATGAAACGCTGATGGCGCTGTGGGGCGCGGTGCTCGGCCACGGCAATCTCGTTTACCACGCCGCCGGTTGGCAGGAGGGCGGGCTGACGGCGTCGTTCGAAAAATTCATCATCGATGTCGAGATGATCCAGCACATGATGGAGTTCCTGCGTCCCATCGAAGTCAACGAGGCCGAGCTTGCCGTCGAGGCGCTGGGTGCGGTGCCGACCGGCGGGCATTTCTTCGGCGAGCCGCACACGCTGGAGCGCTACGCGACGGCGTTTTACCAGCCGATGCTGTCCAACTGGCAGAACTATGAAGCCTGGCAGGAAGCCGGCGGCCTCGACGCCACGGCACGCGCGACGCGGCTGTGGAAGAAGGCGCTGGAGGACTATGTCGAGCCAGTGATGGATATCTCGGTGCGCGAGGCACTGGAGGCTTATGTGGCCAGGCGCAAGGAAGCGATCGGGCAAGGCGAGCCGTGA
- a CDS encoding GcvT family protein codes for MKSHAKVVVIGGGVVGCSVLFHLARHGWTDVVLLERDELTSGSTWHAAGGMHTINGDPNVAKLQKYTISLYKEIEELSGQATGVHLTGGVLLAATEARLDWLRGVVAKGRYLGIDLEEISPKEAAELMPLLDPRQFVGAVRNSEDGHLDPSGVTHAYAKAARKLGAEVERFTKVEDIVRRADGMWRVITNKGEVVAEHVVNAGGLWAREVGRMVGLELPVLAMEHMYLITEDMPEVAAWNAKTGTEIIHAVDFDGELYLRQERGGMLMGTYEKANKPWSEYQTPWNFGHELLAPDIDRIAPSLEVGFRHFPAFQNTGIKQIINGPFTFAPDGNPLVGPVRGLPGFWVACGVMAGFSQGGGVGLALSNWMIEGDPGADIWAMDVSRYGDWATMAYTNAKVRENYSRRFSIRFPNEELPAGRPLKTTPIYDLLSAKGAQFGVAYGLEVPLWYAPEGVKDEFSWRRSSDFKHVAKEVETVRSGVGLSEISSFAKYKVTGEGVAAWLDQMLACKLPKPGRMTLAPMLKEDGRLIGDFTLANLGSEGWFLAGSGIAEQYHMRWFEKHLPDDGSVRIEALGAKLTGLSIAGPKARDVLAKATRADVSNTAVPFMAIGRMDIGMAPCLVGRVSYTGDLGYEIWVAPEYQRAAYQALMAAGEEFGIGLFGSRALNALRLEKNYGSWGREYRPIYGPLEAGLDRFVAYGKEADFIGKAAALAERKQGGKLRLRAFIVETQDADVIGDEPIWFGGAVRGWVTSGGYAHHSKKSVALGYVPKEIADETDGFEIELLGNRHAARMQAAPLFDANFERMRG; via the coding sequence ATGAAATCGCATGCAAAGGTCGTGGTCATCGGCGGTGGCGTCGTCGGTTGCTCGGTGCTGTTCCATCTCGCCCGCCATGGCTGGACCGACGTTGTGCTGCTGGAGCGCGACGAGCTGACCTCCGGCTCGACCTGGCACGCAGCCGGCGGCATGCATACGATCAATGGCGACCCCAACGTCGCCAAGCTGCAGAAATACACGATCTCGCTCTACAAGGAGATCGAGGAACTGTCGGGGCAGGCGACAGGCGTGCACCTGACCGGCGGCGTGCTGCTGGCGGCGACCGAGGCGCGGCTTGACTGGTTGCGCGGCGTCGTCGCCAAGGGCCGCTATCTCGGCATCGATCTCGAGGAAATCTCGCCGAAGGAGGCGGCGGAGCTGATGCCGCTGCTCGACCCCAGGCAGTTCGTCGGCGCCGTCAGAAACTCTGAGGACGGCCACCTCGATCCGTCCGGAGTCACCCATGCCTATGCCAAGGCCGCGCGCAAGCTGGGCGCTGAGGTGGAGCGCTTCACCAAGGTCGAGGACATCGTGCGGCGCGCCGACGGGATGTGGCGGGTCATCACCAACAAGGGCGAGGTGGTGGCCGAGCATGTCGTCAATGCCGGAGGCCTGTGGGCGCGCGAGGTCGGCCGCATGGTCGGGCTGGAACTGCCGGTGCTGGCCATGGAGCACATGTACCTGATCACCGAGGACATGCCGGAGGTCGCCGCCTGGAACGCCAAGACCGGCACCGAGATCATCCACGCGGTCGATTTCGACGGAGAGCTGTACCTGCGCCAGGAGCGCGGCGGCATGCTGATGGGCACCTATGAGAAGGCCAACAAGCCGTGGTCTGAATACCAGACGCCGTGGAATTTCGGCCATGAATTGCTGGCGCCGGACATCGACCGCATCGCACCGTCGCTGGAGGTCGGCTTCCGGCATTTCCCGGCGTTCCAGAACACCGGCATCAAGCAGATCATCAACGGTCCCTTCACCTTCGCGCCGGACGGCAATCCGCTGGTCGGGCCGGTGCGCGGCCTGCCGGGTTTCTGGGTGGCCTGCGGCGTCATGGCCGGCTTTTCGCAGGGCGGCGGCGTTGGGCTTGCGCTGTCCAACTGGATGATCGAAGGCGATCCAGGCGCTGATATCTGGGCGATGGACGTCTCGCGCTATGGCGACTGGGCGACGATGGCCTACACCAATGCCAAGGTGCGCGAGAATTATTCCAGGCGGTTTTCGATCCGCTTTCCCAATGAGGAGTTGCCGGCCGGACGGCCGCTGAAGACGACGCCCATCTACGATCTGTTGTCGGCCAAGGGGGCGCAGTTCGGTGTCGCCTACGGGCTTGAGGTGCCGCTGTGGTATGCGCCCGAAGGCGTCAAGGACGAGTTCTCCTGGCGGCGCTCCAGCGATTTCAAGCATGTCGCCAAGGAGGTGGAGACGGTCCGTTCGGGCGTCGGCCTGTCGGAGATTTCGAGCTTCGCCAAGTACAAGGTGACGGGCGAGGGGGTGGCCGCTTGGCTCGACCAGATGCTCGCCTGCAAATTGCCGAAGCCCGGCCGCATGACGCTGGCGCCGATGCTGAAGGAAGACGGCAGGCTGATCGGCGATTTCACGCTGGCCAATCTCGGCAGCGAGGGGTGGTTCCTGGCCGGCTCCGGCATTGCCGAGCAATACCATATGCGCTGGTTCGAAAAGCATCTGCCCGATGATGGCTCGGTTCGCATCGAGGCGCTGGGCGCCAAGCTCACCGGCCTGTCGATCGCCGGGCCGAAGGCGCGCGATGTGCTGGCCAAGGCCACACGGGCGGATGTGTCCAACACAGCGGTTCCGTTCATGGCCATAGGCCGGATGGATATCGGCATGGCGCCGTGCCTGGTGGGTCGCGTCAGCTACACCGGCGATCTCGGCTACGAGATCTGGGTGGCGCCGGAATATCAGCGCGCCGCCTATCAGGCATTGATGGCTGCCGGCGAGGAATTCGGCATCGGCCTGTTCGGCTCGCGGGCCCTCAACGCGCTGCGGTTGGAGAAGAATTATGGCTCATGGGGGCGCGAATACCGGCCGATCTACGGGCCGCTGGAAGCCGGGCTCGACCGTTTCGTCGCCTATGGCAAGGAGGCGGATTTCATTGGCAAGGCGGCAGCGCTGGCCGAGCGTAAGCAGGGCGGCAAGCTGCGCCTGCGCGCCTTCATCGTCGAGACGCAAGATGCCGATGTGATCGGCGACGAGCCGATCTGGTTTGGTGGCGCCGTACGTGGCTGGGTGACGTCGGGCGGCTACGCGCATCATTCGAAAAAATCCGTCGCCTTGGGCTATGTGCCGAAGGAGATCGCCGACGAGACCGACGGCTTCGAGATCGAACTGCTTGGCAATCGCCACGCGGCACGCATGCAGGCTGCGCCGCTGTTCGATGCCAATTTCGAGCGGATGCGTGGCTAG
- a CDS encoding DoxX family protein: MKLFNSLARYQPQALGVLRIVTALQFIEHGSQKLFNFPISAQPHALGSLSLTAGILEFAGGILLALGLFTRPVAFLLAGEMAIAYFMAHMPRDFFPVNNSGDAAISFCFIFLYLIFAGAGAFALENRRA; encoded by the coding sequence ATGAAGCTTTTCAACAGCCTCGCCAGATACCAGCCGCAGGCCCTTGGCGTGCTGCGCATCGTGACTGCCTTGCAGTTCATCGAACACGGCAGCCAGAAGCTGTTCAATTTCCCGATAAGCGCCCAACCCCATGCTCTGGGCAGCCTGTCGCTGACCGCAGGCATCCTAGAATTCGCCGGCGGTATCCTGCTGGCACTTGGCCTGTTCACCCGCCCGGTCGCGTTCCTCCTGGCTGGCGAAATGGCGATCGCCTACTTCATGGCGCACATGCCGCGCGACTTCTTCCCGGTCAACAACAGCGGCGACGCGGCGATCTCCTTCTGCTTCATCTTCCTCTATCTGATATTCGCCGGCGCCGGCGCTTTCGCGCTGGAAAACCGTCGCGCCTGA
- a CDS encoding VOC family protein codes for MAKSPMPFFWYELMTTDLDAAEAFYTAVVGWRAEAFDKAPGMPRYIVVNAGDRGVGGLMTMPEDATKMGMPPAWIGYIHTKDIEASTASLKKVGGAVHRAPDDIPGVGRFAVVADPQGATFMFLQPNGPDQPVVPATTPGHIGWHELYTSDWKAAFDFYSSEYGWAKAGEFDMGEMGIYMTFTAGPESGGGMMNKPAQIPVPVWQFYFNVEGIDAATKRVTDNGGKVLMGPMAVPSNQWIVQCQDPQGAHFALLAPVR; via the coding sequence ATGGCAAAGTCCCCGATGCCCTTCTTCTGGTATGAACTGATGACCACCGATCTCGATGCGGCCGAGGCATTCTACACAGCCGTCGTCGGCTGGAGGGCTGAAGCCTTCGACAAGGCGCCCGGCATGCCCCGCTACATCGTGGTCAATGCCGGTGATCGCGGCGTCGGCGGGCTGATGACCATGCCGGAAGACGCCACCAAGATGGGCATGCCGCCGGCCTGGATCGGCTACATCCACACCAAGGATATCGAGGCCTCGACGGCATCGCTGAAGAAAGTCGGCGGTGCGGTGCATCGCGCGCCCGACGATATTCCCGGCGTCGGCCGTTTCGCCGTGGTCGCCGATCCGCAAGGCGCGACCTTCATGTTCCTGCAGCCCAACGGTCCGGACCAGCCGGTCGTGCCGGCAACCACGCCTGGCCATATTGGCTGGCATGAACTCTATACGAGCGACTGGAAGGCCGCCTTCGATTTCTATTCCAGCGAGTATGGCTGGGCCAAGGCCGGCGAATTCGACATGGGCGAGATGGGCATCTACATGACCTTCACGGCTGGTCCAGAATCCGGCGGCGGCATGATGAACAAGCCGGCGCAGATCCCCGTTCCTGTGTGGCAGTTCTATTTCAATGTCGAGGGCATCGATGCGGCGACCAAACGCGTCACCGACAATGGCGGCAAGGTGCTGATGGGCCCGATGGCGGTTCCGAGCAACCAGTGGATCGTCCAGTGCCAGGACCCGCAAGGCGCGCATTTCGCGCTTCTGGCGCCGGTGCGCTGA
- a CDS encoding NAD(P)-dependent oxidoreductase, with the protein MPEGQFKEGIAGGRLSPDQYADNFSDLHPPLDHHEALVESDRCYFCYDAPCMNACPTSIDIPLFIRQISTGNPIGSAKTIFDQNILGGMCARVCPTETLCEEVCVREVAEGKPVQIGRLQRYATDVAMAENKQFYQRATPTGKTVAVVGAGPAGLAAAHRLARHGHDVTILEARPKAGGLNEYGIAAYKSVDNFAQAEVDYVTAIGGIDIQNGKALGRDYQLSDLIRNYDAVFLGMGLGGVNALRADGEDADGVTNAVEFIAELRQASDLSGLPVGRRVVVIGGGMTAIDAAVQSKLLGAEEVTICYRRGQEHMNASGFEQDLAAANGVTIRHWLQPKRVIAEGGKVSAIEVEYTAMNGDRLAGTGETLTLIADQVFKAIGQSFVPTALNGSGASIELEAGRIKVDAEGRTSLAKVWAGGDCIFGGDDLTVSAVAQGRDAAESINRSLTQG; encoded by the coding sequence ATGCCAGAGGGCCAGTTCAAGGAAGGCATTGCCGGCGGACGGCTTTCGCCCGACCAGTACGCGGACAATTTTTCCGACCTGCATCCGCCGCTCGATCACCACGAGGCGCTGGTCGAATCCGATCGCTGCTATTTCTGCTATGATGCGCCGTGCATGAATGCATGCCCGACCTCGATCGACATTCCCCTGTTCATCCGCCAGATCTCGACCGGCAATCCGATCGGTTCGGCCAAGACGATCTTCGACCAGAACATCCTGGGCGGCATGTGCGCCCGCGTCTGTCCGACCGAGACGCTGTGCGAGGAGGTTTGCGTGCGCGAGGTGGCCGAGGGCAAGCCGGTGCAGATCGGCCGTCTGCAGCGCTATGCCACCGACGTCGCCATGGCCGAGAACAAGCAGTTTTATCAGCGCGCTACCCCGACGGGGAAGACGGTTGCCGTGGTTGGCGCCGGTCCGGCCGGCCTTGCCGCCGCGCACCGGCTCGCCCGCCATGGCCATGACGTGACCATCCTGGAAGCGCGCCCGAAGGCCGGCGGTCTCAACGAATATGGCATCGCCGCCTACAAGAGCGTCGACAATTTCGCCCAGGCAGAAGTCGACTACGTGACCGCGATTGGCGGTATCGACATCCAGAACGGCAAGGCGCTCGGCCGCGACTATCAACTCTCCGACCTGATCCGCAATTACGACGCGGTGTTCCTCGGCATGGGGCTTGGCGGCGTCAACGCGCTGCGCGCCGATGGCGAGGACGCCGACGGCGTCACCAATGCGGTGGAGTTCATCGCCGAACTGCGCCAGGCCAGCGACCTTTCCGGCCTGCCGGTTGGCCGGCGCGTCGTCGTCATCGGCGGCGGCATGACGGCGATCGACGCTGCGGTGCAATCGAAGCTACTCGGCGCCGAGGAGGTGACGATCTGCTACCGGCGCGGCCAGGAGCACATGAACGCTTCCGGGTTCGAGCAGGATCTGGCGGCCGCCAACGGGGTCACCATCCGCCACTGGCTGCAGCCCAAGCGGGTGATTGCCGAAGGGGGCAAAGTATCAGCCATCGAAGTCGAATACACCGCCATGAATGGCGACAGGCTCGCCGGTACCGGCGAGACGCTGACACTCATCGCCGACCAGGTGTTCAAGGCCATCGGCCAGAGCTTTGTCCCAACTGCGCTCAACGGCAGCGGCGCATCGATCGAACTGGAAGCCGGCCGCATCAAGGTCGATGCCGAGGGGCGCACTTCGCTGGCCAAGGTATGGGCCGGCGGCGACTGCATCTTTGGCGGCGACGACCTGACCGTCTCGGCCGTGGCGCAGGGGCGCGACGCGGCGGAGAGCATCAACAGGAGTCTTACGCAGGGATAG
- a CDS encoding class I SAM-dependent methyltransferase, which translates to MATVEPGIARHYDVSGLEELIIATLAGTGVDVAHLRASDLEAVDEFHIGGVAATRELIDQMGLKPASKLLDIGSGVGGPARFVANNVGADVTGIDLTQSYVDIATSLSKRVGLADKTRFVQGSALDMPFGNASFDAAMILHVGMNLPDKPKLMSEAARVLRPGGIFAVYDVMRLKAGALSFPLPWASTEAISFVATPDDYRSAAAASGFSVIAERPRGAFAIEFFAAMRARMAAAQADGKKSPPGVGLIMGDQARTKIANLTAALEGGILAPVELLLRLG; encoded by the coding sequence ATGGCCACGGTGGAACCGGGCATCGCCCGTCACTACGACGTATCGGGTCTGGAGGAGCTGATCATTGCCACCCTGGCAGGCACCGGCGTGGACGTTGCCCATCTGCGCGCCAGCGATCTCGAAGCGGTCGACGAATTCCACATTGGCGGTGTGGCCGCCACCAGGGAACTCATCGATCAGATGGGCCTGAAGCCGGCGAGCAAGCTACTCGATATCGGGTCGGGCGTCGGCGGTCCGGCCCGCTTTGTCGCCAACAATGTTGGCGCCGATGTCACCGGCATCGACCTGACGCAGAGCTATGTCGATATCGCGACCAGCCTGTCGAAGCGGGTGGGACTGGCCGACAAGACGCGCTTCGTGCAGGGCAGCGCGCTGGACATGCCATTTGGCAACGCAAGCTTTGACGCGGCAATGATCCTGCATGTCGGCATGAACCTGCCAGACAAGCCGAAGCTGATGAGCGAGGCCGCGCGTGTGTTGCGGCCGGGTGGGATCTTCGCCGTTTATGATGTGATGCGCCTCAAGGCCGGAGCGCTGTCTTTCCCGCTACCCTGGGCTTCAACCGAGGCGATATCCTTCGTCGCCACGCCTGATGATTATCGTTCTGCCGCCGCCGCCTCGGGGTTCTCGGTGATTGCCGAGCGGCCACGCGGCGCCTTTGCCATCGAGTTCTTTGCCGCGATGCGTGCGCGCATGGCAGCCGCACAAGCGGACGGCAAGAAGTCGCCGCCCGGTGTGGGCCTGATCATGGGCGACCAGGCCCGCACAAAGATCGCCAATCTCACCGCCGCGCTTGAAGGCGGCATTCTTGCACCCGTCGAATTGCTCCTTCGTCTCGGCTGA